In Chloroflexota bacterium, the genomic stretch CGACCTCTTCCAGCTCGAGATCGGACGACACGGTCATACACAGTTCATCGTACTGTATTGCACACCGTTCCGGAACCCTTTGCACAGTCAAGTCCTGGACGATCACCGCTGCCAGAGATCCGGGGCGCGCGCTCAGGAGTATATTCGTTAGCTAGAAATGTGTCGACATGCCTGCTCGATCTCGCAATGCCCGCCGCGGACGCCGCCATCCGCCTGAGACTCTGACAGCGGCCTGACGCTTCGGCCATCACTCTCAGCCGTGGGCCGGCGTTTCTTGGGGCGTGAACACCATGCCTCCCACGACGCCGCACCCGCGGCGGCAGCGGTCCCTGCGTCTCCTGTTCGGGCTCGGCGCGCTGAGCGCAGCCCTCGCCCTGCGTGTGGTTGCCCCCGGTTTCGGCGACGGCCACGCCTTTCGCCTGTTCGACACGCCGACGGTCGCCGCCGACGCGGCAGGCTGCAAGGTCTTCCCGGCCGACAATGCCTGGAACCAGCGCATCGACACGCTGCCGGTCCACCCGGACTCGGCGGCCTGGGTTAGCAGCATCGGCGAGACCGAGCGGCTGCGCGCGGTCTTCAGCGCCACCGATGGCATCCCGTATCAGACCGTCGCCGGGTCGACCGCCGCCGCGTCCATCGAGATCGACAAGGCCTCCGAGAGCGACCCCGGGCCGTACCGCGTGCCCGACGATGCTGCCATCGATGCTGACGACGGCCGCCTGATTGTCGTCGACAGGGATCGGTGCGTGCTGGCCGAGCTGCGCGGCGCGCAGAAGACCGGGTCGGCCTCCTGGAAGGCGTCGGCCGGCGCCCTCTTCGACCTCGGCTCCAACGACCTTCGGCCGGATGGCTGGGGCTCGGCGGACACGGCCGGCCTGCCGGTGTTCCCCGGGCTGGCGCGCTTCGAGGAAGTCGAGCACGGCGAGATCACCCACGCCCTCCGCTTCACCGCGCCGCGCATCGGGCAGAGCCACCTCTGGCCCGCCCGTCACGGCGGCCCCGACGGCTCCGATCCGGAGCTGCCGCCGGCCGGGGCGCGCTTCCGACTCCGTGCGACCGTGAATCCGGCGGCGTACTCGCCACGCGCCCAGGTGATCCTGGTGGCGCTCCAGCGCTACGGCATGTTCCTGGCCGAGCCAGGCCCGGCCTGGGGCCTCAGCGGCGCGCCCCACCCCGGCTGGGACGAGGGCGTTCTGGCCGAGCTTGAAGATGTCTTCGGCGCGAGCTTCGAGGCCGTGGACGTATCCTCGCTGGTCATCGACGGCGGCAGCGGGCAGGCGATCCCCGCGCCGACCATGACGCCGACTGGCACCCTGCCGGCCACCAACACACCGTCCCCCACGGGCACGCCGCCTCCGACCACGACGCAGGCCCCCACCGCCACCATCACGCCGACCACCACGCCCGAGCCAACCGAGACGCCGGCCCCCACCCGGACGCCCAGGCCGACCAGGACCCCGGAGCCGACCGAGACGCCGGCCCCAACGGCCACCAACACGCTCACGCCAGCGCCGACCGGCACGTTCACGCCCGTCCCCACCGGCACGCCGGTCCCGACCAACACGCCGACGCCCGTGCCGACCGTCAACCCGATGTGCCTGCCGCGCCCCAGCCTTGCCGTACTGACGCAGCCGGTCAGCGGCCAGAACGGTCGCTTGAAGGTGACCATCGAGACGACCAACAGCGTCGGCGTCCCAGACAACTCACTCCACGCGCTCCGGATCGTGACGCTCAGCAACGCCAGCATCGAGGTGCAGGGCGACACCTACCGCTCGGCCGGCCCGACTGTCGAGATCGACGAGGGCAGCGAGTCGCTGCACTTCTACGTGCAGCGGGTCCAGAACAGCCAGGCGTTCTCCGCGACGCTGGGCATCGTCGACGACTGCGGCGAGTGGCAGACGTTCGTGGGCGGCGGCGCGGGCCTGCCGTAGCGCACACCCGGCGCTCCTACGGCCTGACCTGCACCCGGCGCAGGGGCACGGCATCCGCTTCGGATGGCACGCCTGCCGGTCGCCTGGGCTGGGTGGTGACCGGCGCCTGCTCGCCGTCCGCGCCGACCACGCGCACCGCGAGCAGGTAGTCGCCGGCCGGCAGCGCAGGGTCCAGCGGCAGCTGATAACTGACCGAGACGCGCTCCTCGGCCGGCCAGCGGGTTGGCTCGCCGGTCGGCTCCAGCGGCAGCGTCAGGCGGACCGGACGGCCCCCGCCCGTTGGCCGCAGCTCGACCACGATGCCCAGCCCGGCCGGCAACGTCTGGAGCGCACGCCAGCGCAGGCGCAGCTCCAGGCGACGCCCGACGCGCGGCGTCGCCGTATCCAGTCCGTAGCCGTCGAGCGACAGGACGTCGCCGAAGGTGGCCGCAACGGGCGCGCCGGCCCGCGTCGAGTAGACCCAGGCGTACGGTACGCCGTTCAGGATCACCGTGTACTCTGGCGTCCAGGCCAGCAGCTCCTCGTCGAAGTACGGCGGGCGCTCGCCAAGCTGGTTGTTCCGCAGGTACACCACCAGCGCATCGGCCACGCCGGCATCGTACCCTTCCGCCGGGGCCACGGTGCCGTTCAACTGCGCGTCGAGGACCGTCGTGTAGATCTCGCCGGGCATGGCGACGCGCAGCCGACTCCCAGCAGTCCGCTCGTTGAGGTAGCGGGCGGCAGCGTCCAGCCCCTCACCCCAGCCACTGGCGATGGTGCGGTGGGCGGCCGGGTTCCCTCCCAGGAGCGGATTGGCGTAGGTCAGCTCGTAGGGCCACGCCGACCAGATCCACCAGCCGCCCGAGGCGGCGAACAGCAGCCCGACGGCCGCGCCACCGGCCAGTTGACGGCGCAGCAGGCCAGCCCGCGCGCCGACCGTCTCGGCCGCCAGGGTCACCAGCCGCCACCAGCCCAGCCCGGCCAACAGGTCGAGCGCCGGGAAGATCGGCAGCAGATAGCGGTCGAAGCCCTTCGCCGCCACCGTCATCGCCGCGCCAAACCCGAGCGCGTAGACCAGCAACATGATGCTCGCCCGGCCCTCAGGCCGACGCCAGGGCGGCAGCAGCAGCCCCAGCAGCCCGACCAGCATCAGGGGCGTCGCACGGAACAGGAAGACCAGCGGATAGAACCAGACGCCGACGCCTCGATCGTCGGCGGCAGCCGCGTTGTCGGGGTTCGAATTGTCGCGCACGAAGGCCAGGAAGCGGCTGGCTGTGCCGGTCGGGTCGCTCCAGACGGCCGGCCAGACCACCACGAAGGTGAGCGCCGCGATCAGCCCCCAGACCGCCAGATCGCGAAGGGCGCCCGGCAACCGCGTGCGATCCAGCCTGACGCCCCGATACGGCAGCAGGATCAGCGGCATCAGCCCGACCAGGATCAGCGCCGGCGACTTGGAGAGCAGCGCGAGGCCGCCGGCGACGCCACAGAGGACGAGCGTCCACTGGCCGCCGCCCTGCCAGCGAGCCAACCCGGCGGCCACCGCCAGCGAGAGCCACAGCGTCAGCGAGGCGTCGATGTGGACCAGGCGGGAGTGGGCCAGGAAGAACGGATCCAGCGCCAGCAGCAGCCCGCCGAGGACCGCTGGCCCCGGCCCGAACAGCCGCCATGCCAGCAGCGTCAGCAGCCCGATCCCCAGCGCCGTCACCACGCCGAACGCGCGCCTGGCCGCCGCCAACCCGGGCAGGAACGCGGGACTCTGGCTCACCTCGCGTCGGGAAACCTCCTTGCGGGAGGGCGCGAGATCGGACGCGAGACCCCCCATCCCGAGCCAGGCCGTCCACATCGTGGTGACGCCGGGATGGCCGGTCTGGAACGTGCCTGAGAACTGCCCGGTCTCGATGGCCCGCCCGAAGGCCGCCGCCCGCCCGACCCAGAACAGCTCATCAGTCGTGACGAAGCGGTCGGTCGCGAGCAGCCGCGGCGGCAGCGCGGCGAGGGTCAGCAACAGCGCGACCAGCAGGCTCACCCGCGAGATGCTGCCCCCACCTCCGGCGGACAGCCTCGCCCCCCCACCCCCACGCCCAGGGGTGGCGCAGGTGGAAATCTTCTCCCCCTCTCCGCGCCGGAGAGGATGTCGGCGCAGCCGATATTTGCGCCGCGCAGCGGGCTGGGGGGTGAGGTTCTCCGCTGCAGGGATGGCGGATGAGACCTTGCCGGGAGGTGCAGCCCGATCTTTCGGGGTGGACGCCATCAGGCGGGCAGTGTCAGCAAGCCACGCACGTCGGGCCGCTCGGCCAGCGACGTGATCGTCGCCAGCAGCGCCTGCCCACGGCCTGCGTACGCCGTGCCGGCGATCAGGTCCAGGAACTTGGCGGCCAGCTCGGCGTGGGTGAGCGGCGCTTCGGGGTCTCCCTTGGCGTCGAGGATCGTCTCCTCGACGGTCCGACCGTCGTGAAGCGTGAGGCGGACCCGGGCCGGCAGTTGGGCCGGCGCACGCGCGTCGAGGTCGGGATCCAGCCGCACGACGGTCCGCTGCATCAGCGTTCGCACGGCCGGCTCGGAGATCCGCCGCGGGCTGAAATCGGCGATCTTCACCGCGCCGTCGGCCAGGGCGCGCGCCACGCAGTACTGGACGCTGAACTTGGCCGCGTACGGCGTGGCCGGGGTCGCATTGTCGGTCAGGTCGATGGTGGACTGGTAGGCGTCGATCTCGATGCCGTCCACGTCGGCGTTGTTCAGGCCGTGCGCCTCTCGCAGCGCGAGCGTCGCGTCGACGGCGGCATGGGTGTGCCGGCACGAGGGGTACGGCTTGATCGACGAGCCCGGCAGCTTCCAGCCCTGTCCCAGGTCGGCAGTCACGGTGGCCGGATCGCCGTCCGGGGCCGTCGCGGCGAAGAAGCCCTGCCGTCCTTCGAGGATCCTCCGCGCGCCCGTGAACCCGAGCGCTCCCAGCTCGGCCGCCAGGACGCCGTTTGCCGCCGCGCGCCCGGCGTGCAGGAACTTGGACATCGCCCCATCGGCGATGAACTCCCAGAGGCCGCCGGCCTGGGTGCCGGCGTTTCCGAGCGTCCAGGTCAGCCGCTCCTCGTCCAGCCCAAGCAGCCAGCCGGCCGCCGCGGCCGCGCCGAAGACGCCGCAGGTGCCCGTGTTGTGCCAGTGGAAGTAGTGGGTCTTGCCGACAGACTCCCCGACGCGGATCGCGACCTCGTAGCCCACCACCACGGCCGCCAGGAAGTCGCGGCCGGATGCCCCGCGCTGCTCGGCCACGGCCAGCGCCGCCGGCACCACCACCACGGCCGGGTGGATGATGGCCCCACGATGGACGTCGTCCATCTCGACGACGTGTGAGACGGCGCCGTTGTGAAGGGCCGCCACCTGCGCCGAGCGGCCCTCGCGCAGGCCGATGCAGGATGCGCCGCTCGCCGGCTGGCCGCCAGTGTGCTCCACCAGGATGCGGCCGGGGGCGCTGTCCAGGCCGGCGACGGCTGCACCCAGCCAGTCCAGCACCCACCACGCCGCGTTCTCCAGCACGTCGGCTGGGATGTCGTCGGCGCGCGTGGCCGCCACGAGGGCAGCCAGTTGCTGGGAGAGGCTGGCGTCCGGCAGGGCCGGCCGCTGTCCGTTGACTGGCGCGCTGTGCGCCGACGCTGGCGTCCGTAGCTCGGCGGTCATCGAGAGGCTCCCTTTCCCGCGGTGCGCTGCAAGAAGATGATGCCCCAGGAAGCGCCCGTCAGGCATGCTCGGCTGGGTGCACTGCAGGCGCTCAACCGGCCTCGCTGGCTAGTCGTTCTTCTGGCTGCCCTTGTCGTCGCGGTCGTCACGCTCGCGGTTGCGCTGCTGACGGTCCGCGGTCGCCTCGCTCTGCTCGTCGCCGGCCTCGATGGATTCGGCCACGTAGCGCCCGTCGACGGTGACGGCGGTGACTGTCACACAATCCACCAGGACGTTGTTCAGGGTGTTCGGCGCGATCCAGGTGGTGTCTACGGTGACGTGTTCGTTGCCACTGGTGGACAGCGTGATGGACGTATCCGTCCGCGTCTCGACACAGCCACGGAAGGCGGTCCGGTCGGAGGCGTCGGCCGCCGCCGGGCCGCCCAGCAGCAGGCCGCCAGTCAGCAGTGCCATAACGATTGAGCGTCTGACGCTCCAGATCATCTCATGAACTCCTCTACGGGGCGATTGGGCGCCCGCAAACTGCCGGCAATACACGAGCAGGCTTGACAGGGAGACCAACTCGTCCTAGACTCGGAACAGGCGTGCGCGGAGACCACCGCTCCGTGCAGCCGGACCCTGATTCCTGCGCCCGTGGAGCACCGTGCCCCTGCCAGCTCTGTGCGAACCGGCCCTGTCTGCTCGACGACTCAGTCGAAGCCGAGCAGCGGTGCCCCGTACACAAGGCACGAGCCGCCTCACGGACAACGCCTCGGTCCAGGCCGTCGCCTCGCCACCATCACTCGACGTGTTCGCGCGGTGCTCTCGTGCATCTACTGCCTGCGCGACCGAATCGGCCGTCGAGCGATTCTATACCACGGTCGTTTTGCTCCGCGAGCATGCCACGGAGGGGTGGCACGCCTCGACGTTGTTGACGAAGGAGAGTTGATCGCCCATGGGATTACGCAAGGCGGACTCGTCGCTGGTCCCCTGTCGTAAGCCCGGCCAGGTTGGGGGCCGGGCTTCACGACGCGGATGCGGCATGGGACCGCGCGGCCGGCGTGAAGGGCCGGCCGGGGTAGCGTTGGTGCTGCCTGTCTCACGATGGGGTGTGGCAGGGAACCGTCATCGGGCGGTGTTCTGTCTGGAAAAGCGTATCTGCATGCCCCGCTTGATTGCCTTCAATGGGAGCGGCCGCCCGGCCCTGTCGGGTGCTCCGCGTCGTCACCAGGACATGAAGCACGAGCGATGATTATCGACGACCTTCGACTGAGCGACGCTGGCGCGTCCAACGACCGTGACGGGTACGCTGCAGAGATCCTCGGACCCGATCCGAACGACCTCGAACAACTGCACGTCGAGGCCGAGGCGGAACCGGCCACGCCGACCACGGCGGCGTCAGATGCTTCAGAGAGTGGAATCGATTCTCCGCTCGGCATCTACTTCCGTGACATCGCCCGCATTCCTCTCCTGACCGCCGAGCAGGAGGTCGATCTCGCCCAGAAGCTTGAGCGCGGCGAGATCGCCAAGGCTCGGATGAAGGAGTGCCCGCCCGAGAACGCCGACGATCTGGCGTTCCTCGAAGCCGAGATCGAGATCGGCAACGGCGCGCGGACCACGCTGATGGAGTCGAACCTCCGGCTCGTCGTCTCCGTTGCCCGGCGCTACCTGGGCCGTGGTCTCCCCTTCTCTGACCTGATTCAGGAAGGCAGCCTGGGGCTTTCCCGGGCCGTCGAGAAGTTCGACTACCGGCGCGGCTTCAAGTTCTCGACCTACGCCTACTGGTGGATCAGGCAGGCCGTCACTCGGGCCATCGCCAACCAGAGCCGCACGATCCGCGTGCCGGTCCACATGATCGACCAGATCGGCCATGTCTACAGCAAGTACCAGGAGCTGCAGCAGAAGCTGGGCCACGATCCGAAGGTCGAGGAGCTGGCCGCAGCGATGGACATGACCGTTGAGAAGGTCCGCGAGGCCTTCCGCGCGTCTGCCAACCCGATCTCTCTGGAGACGCCCGTTGGCAGCGACGAGGAGAACACGCTCGGGGATCTGCTCTCGAATCAGCAGGAAGAGGCCCCGGCCGATGTGGCCGAGCGCACCCTCCTGTCTGACTACCTGGATGACGCGCTCGAAGAGCTGACGCCGCGCGAGCGGATGGTGCTCCGCATGCGCTTCGGCATCTCGGACCAGCGGCCCCGGACCCTCGGCGAGATCGGACAGGTGATCGGCGTGAGCCGTGAGCGGGTCCGTCAGCTCGAAGCCGAGGCCATCGCCAAGCTCCGACGCCCGAACCTTCGGCTCAAGCTGGCCGAATACCTCGAATAGCCTGGCTTCGAGCTATCCGAACGCGCAACAGTGAGGGCGGCGCATGATTGGGCCGCCCTCGCGCACGTCCTGGGCCTGCTACGATTCAGGGAGCAGCCGCCGCCCCTGCGCCACGGCCCGCGCCTCTACCCCTGGACAACCTAGCCTCTACCCCTGGACAGCCGTATGAAACCGATCGATCCGACAACCGCCGCGCAGATCCTGGCCGACGTCTCGCTGAACCTGATTCGGCGCGGCGCTGACGGCTCGCTGATCCTCTCGATGGATCACTGGCGCCTTGGCAGCCTCACGGACGAGGCGATCACGCTGATCCCAGAGCCGCCCGCGCCCCCGGAGACTGCGCCGTTGGTGTTCCTGCTCCACGAGCTGGAGAGCATCACCTGGGATCGGCTGGCGAAGCAGCAGACGCGCTCGCAGGTCCGGTTCCGTCTGAAGAACGGCGACCTGCACACCTTCAGCGGTCGGCTTCCAGATCCTCAGGAGTGACGTCATCCTCAGGAGCGTCTTCGGCTGAGCCTCCGCCGCCGTGCTCGGCCCAGAGCCGGCCCACGACCCGCCGCACCGTCTCGTAGCCGTAGCCGCGCCGCTGCAGGAACCCGCCGAGCCGCTGCTTGAAGGTGCGCTCGTCGAGGGCGCGCATGCTGATGGCCTTGCGCTCAGCGGCCCGGTACGCGCCCTCGTCGTCGTCCTCCGGTAACGCCTCGGCCACCACGTCCTGGCTGACGCCTTTCTGGCGTAGCTCCTGCTTCAGCAGCCGGGCGCCGC encodes the following:
- a CDS encoding glycosyltransferase family 39 protein, which translates into the protein MSLLVALLLTLAALPPRLLATDRFVTTDELFWVGRAAAFGRAIETGQFSGTFQTGHPGVTTMWTAWLGMGGLASDLAPSRKEVSRREVSQSPAFLPGLAAARRAFGVVTALGIGLLTLLAWRLFGPGPAVLGGLLLALDPFFLAHSRLVHIDASLTLWLSLAVAAGLARWQGGGQWTLVLCGVAGGLALLSKSPALILVGLMPLILLPYRGVRLDRTRLPGALRDLAVWGLIAALTFVVVWPAVWSDPTGTASRFLAFVRDNSNPDNAAAADDRGVGVWFYPLVFLFRATPLMLVGLLGLLLPPWRRPEGRASIMLLVYALGFGAAMTVAAKGFDRYLLPIFPALDLLAGLGWWRLVTLAAETVGARAGLLRRQLAGGAAVGLLFAASGGWWIWSAWPYELTYANPLLGGNPAAHRTIASGWGEGLDAAARYLNERTAGSRLRVAMPGEIYTTVLDAQLNGTVAPAEGYDAGVADALVVYLRNNQLGERPPYFDEELLAWTPEYTVILNGVPYAWVYSTRAGAPVAATFGDVLSLDGYGLDTATPRVGRRLELRLRWRALQTLPAGLGIVVELRPTGGGRPVRLTLPLEPTGEPTRWPAEERVSVSYQLPLDPALPAGDYLLAVRVVGADGEQAPVTTQPRRPAGVPSEADAVPLRRVQVRP
- a CDS encoding MmgE/PrpD family protein, with product MTAELRTPASAHSAPVNGQRPALPDASLSQQLAALVAATRADDIPADVLENAAWWVLDWLGAAVAGLDSAPGRILVEHTGGQPASGASCIGLREGRSAQVAALHNGAVSHVVEMDDVHRGAIIHPAVVVVPAALAVAEQRGASGRDFLAAVVVGYEVAIRVGESVGKTHYFHWHNTGTCGVFGAAAAAGWLLGLDEERLTWTLGNAGTQAGGLWEFIADGAMSKFLHAGRAAANGVLAAELGALGFTGARRILEGRQGFFAATAPDGDPATVTADLGQGWKLPGSSIKPYPSCRHTHAAVDATLALREAHGLNNADVDGIEIDAYQSTIDLTDNATPATPYAAKFSVQYCVARALADGAVKIADFSPRRISEPAVRTLMQRTVVRLDPDLDARAPAQLPARVRLTLHDGRTVEETILDAKGDPEAPLTHAELAAKFLDLIAGTAYAGRGQALLATITSLAERPDVRGLLTLPA
- a CDS encoding sigma-70 family RNA polymerase sigma factor, with amino-acid sequence MIIDDLRLSDAGASNDRDGYAAEILGPDPNDLEQLHVEAEAEPATPTTAASDASESGIDSPLGIYFRDIARIPLLTAEQEVDLAQKLERGEIAKARMKECPPENADDLAFLEAEIEIGNGARTTLMESNLRLVVSVARRYLGRGLPFSDLIQEGSLGLSRAVEKFDYRRGFKFSTYAYWWIRQAVTRAIANQSRTIRVPVHMIDQIGHVYSKYQELQQKLGHDPKVEELAAAMDMTVEKVREAFRASANPISLETPVGSDEENTLGDLLSNQQEEAPADVAERTLLSDYLDDALEELTPRERMVLRMRFGISDQRPRTLGEIGQVIGVSRERVRQLEAEAIAKLRRPNLRLKLAEYLE